One Heptranchias perlo isolate sHepPer1 unplaced genomic scaffold, sHepPer1.hap1 HAP1_SCAFFOLD_70, whole genome shotgun sequence genomic region harbors:
- the LOC137318406 gene encoding histone H2B 1/2-like, which translates to MPEDKKAAPKKGAKKTLSKAPAKGGKKRRKSRKESYSIYVYKVMKQVHPDTGISSKAMSIMNSFVNDIFERIAGEASRLAHYNKRATISSREIQTAVRLLLPGELAKHAVSEGTKAVTKYTSSK; encoded by the coding sequence atgcctgaggacaagaaagcagctcccaagaagggcgccaagaaaaccttgagtaaagcaccagccaagggcggcaagaagcggagaaagtcgaggaaggagagttactccatctacgtctacaaagtgatgaagcaggttcaccccgacaccggcatctcctccaaggccatgagcatcatgaactcctttgtgaacgatattttcgagcgcatcgcgggtgaggcttcccgcctggcccattacaacaagcgggcgaccatcagctcccgggagatccagaccgccgtgcgcctgctgctgcccggggaactggccaagcacgccgtgtcggaagggacaaaggcggtgaccaagtacaccagctccaagtaa